One window from the genome of Paraconexibacter algicola encodes:
- a CDS encoding ferritin-like domain-containing protein, translated as MSDVNTHLFDTIDRQNRELPASTRRQLVKGTAAAMGTMGLLGFATSRDADAAVRTGEANNIETIAAVAATAEVLATIVNTVGVEKLGSRMDATTRRNVAAAAQQEKNHYELLTSSAVGGKEVTKTIYVPDSIFASPENLLGALVVGDQVFINAYLLATTVFARQGTLSGSKFARYTAEIMATEAVHRALALQSLGRLGNDRVYAKFSQREDVPGLPTTGKPGFFRILDAVATLESVGFGFGKPGSVPGTAYNYDEVAARTPKDPDVNTIAIA; from the coding sequence GTCAAGGGCACGGCGGCCGCGATGGGCACGATGGGCCTGCTCGGCTTCGCGACCAGCCGCGACGCCGACGCCGCGGTCCGCACCGGCGAGGCCAACAACATCGAGACGATCGCGGCCGTCGCCGCGACCGCCGAGGTGCTCGCGACGATCGTCAACACGGTCGGCGTCGAGAAGCTCGGCTCGCGCATGGACGCGACGACGCGGCGCAACGTGGCCGCGGCCGCGCAGCAGGAGAAGAACCACTACGAGCTGCTCACCTCCTCCGCCGTCGGCGGCAAGGAGGTCACGAAGACGATCTACGTCCCGGACTCGATCTTCGCCTCCCCGGAGAACCTGCTCGGCGCGCTGGTCGTCGGCGACCAGGTGTTCATCAACGCGTACCTCCTGGCGACGACGGTGTTCGCGCGACAGGGGACGCTCTCGGGCTCGAAGTTCGCCCGCTACACCGCGGAGATCATGGCCACCGAGGCCGTGCACCGCGCGCTCGCGCTCCAGTCGCTGGGCCGGCTGGGCAACGACCGCGTCTACGCGAAGTTCAGCCAGCGCGAGGACGTCCCGGGCCTGCCGACGACGGGCAAGCCGGGCTTCTTCCGGATCCTCGACGCGGTCGCCACGCTCGAGTCGGTCGGCTTCGGCTTCGGCAAGCCGGGCAGCGTGCCGGGCACCGCCTACAACTACGACGAGGTGGCGGCCCGGACCCCGAAGGACCCGGACGTCAACACCATCGCGATCGCCTAG
- a CDS encoding alkaline phosphatase D family protein codes for MAAFRPDDPALTRRELLLAGGAAATTTIALGALNPAQTAAAKRLAREAALPAGTFPSGVASGQPFEHGITLWTRVGDVERSGRLRLEIARDADFARVVHRQDVRAAAVRDHTARARVLQPRVLEPGEQYFYRFATRSTSSPVGRFRTALPADSREPVRIGFFSCQNWRAGYYNAHAGLAAEPDLDLVVSLGDYMYETCGASAVPGRDDRTSSGENNQTETLADYRAKYRLYRSDPNLQAVHANHPFVAIWDDHEFENDQEGPKGEGTTAVRRIPYAERRRNAYLGFFENMPLQRIGSDRDRIYRKLRLGANADLFLLDTRTYREPDNSTILGAAQKQWLKAGLERSRAAWKVLGNQVMLMSLDVPTGNPVNPDAWDGYEAERREVVQHVLDKGIRDVTVITGDIHTFFAGTVTTTGRTGGRPGMTEFVGGSITSDSLDGDLGGEDARPITEPVFQAAQLLNPHYAFANFNRRGYGVMECRPGELTVDFKAVDSVRRRDRPVTTLASFRVEAGSTAVQRTR; via the coding sequence ATGGCCGCGTTCCGCCCCGACGACCCCGCGCTGACCCGTCGCGAGCTGCTGCTCGCCGGGGGCGCGGCGGCGACCACCACGATCGCGCTCGGCGCGCTGAACCCGGCGCAGACCGCGGCCGCCAAGCGGCTCGCGCGCGAGGCGGCGCTCCCCGCCGGCACGTTCCCCTCCGGCGTCGCCTCCGGGCAGCCGTTCGAGCACGGCATCACGCTCTGGACCCGGGTCGGCGACGTCGAGCGCTCCGGCCGCCTGCGGCTGGAGATCGCGCGCGACGCCGACTTCGCGCGCGTCGTGCACCGCCAGGACGTCCGTGCCGCCGCGGTGCGCGACCACACCGCGCGCGCCCGCGTCCTGCAGCCACGGGTCCTGGAGCCCGGCGAGCAGTACTTCTACCGCTTCGCCACCCGGTCCACGAGCAGCCCGGTCGGCCGCTTCCGCACCGCGCTGCCCGCCGACAGCCGCGAGCCCGTCCGGATCGGGTTCTTCTCGTGCCAGAACTGGCGGGCCGGCTACTACAACGCGCACGCCGGCCTGGCGGCCGAGCCCGACCTCGACCTCGTCGTCAGCCTCGGCGACTACATGTACGAGACCTGCGGCGCCTCCGCGGTCCCCGGCCGGGACGACCGCACGAGCTCGGGCGAGAACAACCAGACCGAGACGCTCGCCGACTACCGCGCGAAGTACCGGCTCTACCGCTCGGACCCCAACCTCCAGGCCGTCCACGCCAACCACCCGTTCGTGGCGATCTGGGACGACCACGAGTTCGAGAACGACCAGGAGGGACCCAAGGGGGAGGGGACGACCGCGGTGCGGCGCATCCCCTACGCCGAGCGGCGCCGCAACGCCTACCTGGGCTTCTTCGAGAACATGCCGCTGCAGCGGATCGGCTCCGACCGCGACCGGATCTACCGCAAGCTGCGGCTCGGCGCCAACGCCGACCTGTTCCTGCTCGACACGCGCACCTACCGGGAGCCGGACAACTCGACGATCCTCGGCGCCGCGCAGAAGCAGTGGCTGAAGGCGGGACTCGAGCGCTCCCGCGCGGCCTGGAAGGTGCTCGGCAACCAGGTCATGCTCATGTCCCTGGACGTCCCGACCGGCAACCCGGTCAACCCCGACGCCTGGGACGGCTACGAGGCCGAGCGGCGCGAGGTCGTCCAGCACGTCCTCGACAAGGGCATCCGCGACGTCACCGTCATCACCGGGGACATCCACACGTTCTTCGCCGGGACGGTCACGACCACCGGTCGCACCGGCGGGCGGCCCGGGATGACCGAGTTCGTCGGCGGCTCGATCACCAGCGACAGCCTCGACGGCGACCTCGGCGGCGAGGACGCCCGCCCGATCACCGAGCCCGTGTTCCAGGCCGCGCAGCTGCTGAACCCCCACTACGCGTTCGCGAACTTCAACCGGCGCGGCTACGGCGTCATGGAGTGCCGTCCCGGCGAGCTGACGGTCGACTTCAAGGCCGTCGACTCGGTGCGCCGGCGCGACCGCCCGGTCACGACGCTCGCGAGCTTCCGCGTCGAGGCGGGCTCGACCGCGGTCCAGCGCACGCGCTGA